tcttttacgatgtatctttcccttttttcatgtttttctttgcctaaCTTATTCTTTTTGCCCGTTTGCTTTCTGTTCTACTCTTCTACCCggttattttatatttcaattgtatcgtttattgttttatgtttgcacTATACCCCGTACATTCAGCCCAATTCGATCAATTCAGTTTGTTGCTAGTTGGAAAGCCGACAACACCTTGTTTCGTTTTGAATTTTAGTACTGTATAAGTCCTGCACCTAACAGATTCATCgttgtgattttgttgttgttattgctgaTGTATAACTACATCATGGTAGTGCTCGCGAGTCAGTGTAGTACGATAGTTATACAATAGCCTGGTGTTGTTCATAGTGCTGTAATCTAATCGCTCGTAAAAACGTGTGAGCATCCATGATAATACACGTGAAGAGAATGAGTGCCTGTTTAGGGAGAATGCGATAGAGTGAGCCCATGTGAATGTGCAGCCGCAACCACCTGCTTCGGTTGCAACGAGAATCGTGTAAGATGGCGTTGATTACTTACTGACTGCTGCCTCTTACCGAGTCTCGTCTATGCTGCGCCACGTGGAACGATGTTACCTGATGTATGGCTGATCTtatcttttttgttcgctctctCCTCCTATATCTTCCGCTAACTCATCTTCGTAGACCATCCAGTGAACCCACCCCAAAGCACCCAGTCACCATGGGTCGTTGATATACCGGAGGACCTGAACTACAGCATCCGACCGGTGCACGGTGTGTTCGAGGTGTTCCCCACCACAGAAACAACGGAACCGCTCCCCTACCATTACACACGTCTGCCCGACTTTGTCCAAGACATGCAGATGATGTGCTCGATGATTGCGGACGGGCCGCTGAAGTCGTTCTGCTACCGCCGGCTGAGCTACCTGTACTCCAAGTTCCAGCTGCACGTGCTGCTGAACGAACTACGTGAGCTCGCGTCGCAGAAGGCGGTACCGCACCGTGACTTCTACAACATCCGCAAGGTGGACACGCACATCCATGCGGCAAGCTGCATGAACCAGAAGCATTTGCTACGCTTCATCAAGAAGACGCTGAAGAACAGTGCGGACGAGGTGGTGACGGTTACCAAGGGTACACCGATGACGCTCGCCCAGGTCTTTCAGTCGATGAACCTGACGACGTACGATCTGACCGTGGACATGCTGGACGTGCATGCGGACCGCAACACCTTCCACCGGTTCGACAAGTTCAACGCAAAGTACAATCCGATCGGTGAATCGAGGTTGCGGGAAGTCTTCCTCAAGACGGACAACTACCTGAACGGCAAGTACTTTGCGAACATCATCAAGGAGGTGGCGAGCGACTTCGAGGAAAGCAAGTACCAGAACGCCGAGTTGCGGCTGTCGATCTACGGCAAATCGCCGGACGAGTGGTACAAGCTGGCCAAATGGGCCATCGACGGTAACGTGTACTCGGACAACATCCGCTGGTTGATACAGATACCGCGTCTCTAGTGAGTGAAGCCTGCATAGCACAATTTTGTCGTCTATTTTGTAACCTTGTTTATTCCCGGTTTCGCTTCACAGTGACATCTTCAAGACGAACCAGCTGATGTCCTCGTTCCAGCAAATTCTGGACAACGTGTTTAAGCCCCTGTTTGAGGCGACCAACAACCCGAGCCAGCATCCCGAGATACACACCTTCCTGCAGTACGTGATCGGGTTCGACTCGGTGGATGATGAGTCAAAGCCGGAGAACCCACTGTTCGACGGGGATGTGACACCACCGGCCCAGTGGACTGACGAGGAGAATCCACCGTACGCCTACTACATCTACTACATGTACGCCAACATGACCGTACTGAACCACTTCCGAGCAGCGCGCGGCATGAACACGTTCGTGCTTCGACCCCACTGCGGCGAGGCCGGCCCGGTACAGCATCTCGTCTGCGGCTATCTGATGGCGGAGAACATCTCGCACGGGTTGCTGCTGCGCAAGGTGCCGGTACTGCAGTATCTTTACTATCTTGCCCAGATCGGTATCGCCATGTCACCACTGTCCAACAACTCACTGTTTCTGAACTATGACCGCAATCCGTTCCCGGAGTATCTGGCCCGCGGGTTGGTCGTGTCACTCTCCACCGACGATCCGCTCCAGTTTCACTATACCAAGGTAAAGAACTCCCACTATTAAACACCACACTTCTGCTTCTACTAATCTGTTTTGGTGATTTGTGGCATTTACCCATCTAGGAACCACTGATGGAGGAATACAGCATTGCGGCACAGGTGTGGAAGCTTAGCTCGTGCGATATGTGCGAGCTGGCGCGCAACAGTGTGCTGATGTCAGGCTTTCCGCACAAGATGAAGCAGCACTGGCTTGGACCGAACTACACGCGCGAAGGTGTGGCCGGCAACGACATTACCCGCACGAACGTACCGGACATACGAGTCGCGTTCCGGTACGAGTCGCTGCTGGACGAGCTGGCGAACATCTTCAAGGTGAACAACGAGCAGAAGATGCAGTACGCCGCACAACAGTAAAACCACCGCACATTCTCGGGCCCGTCCTTTTCTCTTCGTTGCGCTTTctcaatctctctctctctctctttctctgtaaCGTTCTATTCGGCCTCTTTGGCCTTTTATTCACTGTTTGTGACGGGCCCTGTGACGAGGTTTGTGCGTGACTGTAACAAGGACTATCGTTGTGATAAAATGGTACACCCACAGCTTATCTCGATGGTTTCATGCGTTTCTTGTGagagtgcatgtgtgtgtgtgcttattgttttcttcttcttcttcctggGGCCTTCATTACTAGACCAATAACGGCTCCTTTACACTCGTTCGTTCGTCGTGGGATAGGGGGATTAGATCGGATCACATCCCAGGTTTTCAGGTTGGCCAACGCCGGCCTCCATCGCCGTTTCGAACCGCTTAGCAAACGGGTCGACCACTCTCAttaattgtaattttcaataaaactaaaacaaccaAATCATTAGGAACCAATCGCAAATGAAATagatacaaacacacacattataTAGCAGTTAATAAAGATAAACTATTTATATATAAATCTATATATCTATAGagatctatatatatatagaaatatatatctatatacatatatatataaagaGATACACAGAGTGATGCGAATTTCTTATattcttttttctcctcttctGTTCCCTTCCTAACGCACTAGCGTGTAAAGTTGCATTTATTCGTGAATACATACGGTTTCTGGCGCGTGTCTATTCttgcaacaaaaaccaatgtCTGTATATGTGTCTTTTTTCGGtactgtgaaaaaaaaaacaaaacctattACCTAACCCGTTTCTTTTTCGTGCTTGTCAAATCCTTTTACCGCACTCGTGATCTATCTTGGCCTAATAAATTGCTCACAGATTCACCAATTGGCTGGTGAAGGACTCATCTGTTCCTTGGGAAGATTTCTTGCCAGTGATGTGCAGCCTTCCTGTTACCAACACTCCACAGGTCGTTTATCTTATCCAAGCTTTTGGTATtgatttattataattttagtTACTATTCAATTGTTAGAAAAGAGGTAAAATGAGGCTAGCGGACTCTTCGGCATTCAGTGAGCTTCGTTATAAGTGTAATTGAACACCATGCTCCTTAAACATATGACCCCATGCGTAACTTACTCGGTAGCTGAATGATGAGGATGAGCCATGGTCAAACGATAACTTACTACTTGCCAGCAAGTACACATGAAAAACTGGTAAATAATCTCGTTGGCTTCAACTGCTCTTGCCACCTAACCAACAAAACCTTGACGCATTAGCAAATCAACCAGCAGCTCGTTTTATACATCCATCCGGTTGAGAAATCCTATCTTAAtctcttttaaaaattgtccTTACTTCTGTGGGATGGGAAGCATTTTCGTGGAGAATCGTTCGACAGCATTCAATCAAAACAGGTAGAAAGCCTGCTTACGTTATTGGTGATGATATAGGTGAGTTGAGTGTCATCGCTCGTAATGACATCGAAATGCGTGTATGAAAACGATGCACGATACACGATATGGATTATCCGGACAGTGAGCTTGTGCTTAACATATACCTGTGTTAAAATCTATACGTTTAAAGCTACCACAATTGACCTATACCGAAGCGACCGGTTTCTTTGCGTCGTATTgcaacacccacacacacggaaCACGAATGGCTAGCGTGTAGCTAAGGTTTCAAAATGGCGAGTTCATACCGAGCTTGGTACCGAAGTCAAGCCTAGCCCTGCGGATGTAGCGGTTGTTGACCCTGTGGCGAGAAGAGAAACAACACTGATAAGGCGAACAATTGCATTGCGGCGAATGGCGCGCATCGGTACTTACTTGATCTCTTCCCACTTGAAGAATTCGCTCGCAAGAAAGGTAAGCAGCACGGTGAGCACGATGCACAGCACGATCGGCCAGACGCGTTCCATCTCCTGCCAGAGGTAGCTGTCGGTGCAGAGCTGTAGCACGACTAGTGTCAGGTggaccagcagcagcagtgccaCCACCGACACCCAGCAGAGATTGCTCAGCGGGCTGCGCTTGAAGCAGTTGTAGTCGCGATGTACGAACGATGCAGATATCGTAACGAAGTGCAGTACGATGCCGAGCAGAATGAAGGACCGGGCCAGATGTAGATCACCGGCCAGTGCTTGTTCGGGTTCGCCAATAGCGCGGTGTATCGTTGCCGCCTGCGTGCCATCGGCAGCATCAACGTCGAGATCGGTACCATGGACACGCCTGGCGGTTTCACCACCACTAGCGAACAGTTCGATCGGGTGGGACAGGAACGTACAGTACGCGAGCACCAGTACGATGATCGCAATGGCGAACTTGATGCCGTAGCACCAGAGCACGAACAGCACCAAGCGGGAGGTGAGTGTTTTCTGCTTCTTGCCGGTCGCTCGCTTCATCAGTGCCGGGTCTGGTTCGACGCGCAGCAGCGTCAGTGCAACGAGCGGCACCACAATGCACATCAGGTAGAGCGTGTGCAGCGGTACCACCATCGGTGGAAGGGACAGTATAGCGGTGATCGTGTTCATAATGGCGAGTGATGCCCCACAGCACGCCCAGTACTGTACGCAGCTCCACAGTCCGGCCATGAAGCGGCGTGACAGCTCAATCACCGCCACGATCGAGATCGGATCGTCCCGGCACGTGGCAATCGAGCAGGAGATCGAGTTCAGTATACGGCTCAGGTAGACCGGCGAGATGGTTTTGCACCGATCGGGCAGCGGCGCACCGACCGGGGAAGCACCCGGACCGCACTGTCCCGGTACCGACCGGGCCCGGTTGTTGTAGATGTTCGACTCACTGTACGCCGGGAACTCCTGGCACACCTGCGGGTAAAGCGGTTCGATCGCGATCGAACAGTCGCCCTGCAGGAAGATCTCCGAGTTGGAGTTGGATGCGGACGAGCCGAGACAGACGACGATctcaccgtactgctgcaTGATGTTGAGCATCTCGCGTGTCGCCTCCGCCGAACAGTCGGTAAACAGCGACACCAGCAGCGGCACATTGTCGACGTGCTCCAGATGGGGCCGAATGTTTTCGATGCCGCGCGGCAACTTGGCCCGGTTCGACATGTCGAAGTTGATCGGGGCGCTCTGCTCGGTACTGTCGGTGAGACAGCTCAGCGACCGACAGTGCCCACCGCCCCCGATcaccttctgctgctgctgctgctgttgcttctgATCCTGGTCGGCCGTGTCACACTCACCGGACGTGGTGAGCCCGCTCGGGGCCGGTGACACCCGACCACCACCGCCCGACTGGCCCGGTTCGAGCAGACTGTTCGAGTCCGGGTTCGAGATGGCGCACGGTGCGGACGAGCTGAGCGGTTTCGAGGACTCGAGCGTGCCCGGCATTAGCAGCGCATCCAGCAACCGTACCCGCTGCTCCGCACCACACTCCCCCGTCTCGGACCCACCATTGCCCGTGTCCGCACCACCGTCACCGGCGTCGTCGCGTGTCGGCGTCGACGCACGGCTGTCCGCATCGCTCAGCAGCGAGATGTGACAGTTCCAACCACTCTCCAGACCCATCTTCTCGGAAAAGACGCGCGACCGCAGCTCGTTCTCCTTGCTGAAGTGCACGAACCGGATGCAGGCCCGCTCGAGCCGCTCGATCAGCTGCACAATGTCCGTCTGCGCCTGGTACTGCATCGTGACCATACCGATAAACACCTGGTGGCACTGCATACGGTAGCACCCATCCACGTCCGAGATGTCGTCGTCCCGATTGTCCGTAAACAGCAGCGAATCGGTCGAGATGGAATGGTGCGCCAGCGGTGCTATGCCACCTAACCCACCCAACCCGGCACTTCCGGTGCGTAATCCACCTCCTCCTACTGCTCCGCCTACACCTCCACCGCTAGCATTATCAGTACCACAGTCGGCGCACCCGATCAGGGATTGGCCACCGCCGACCAGATCGCTGTAGTTTTCCCGCCGATACAGATCCCGCCGATGTTTGCTCTCCGGTGGCAGCTCCAGGTAGGCAACACTGCCACCTTTCGGACCACCGGACAGTGCACCGCTGATGCCGTGCCGCAGGGGCCGGTACGCAAACGCCGTACAGTACGCGGTCAGTGCGGAACGCTGGTAAAAGTCTTGCGCACGCTTGCGTTCCTTCTCCGTCAGCGGTTGCAGATCCTGCCCGTCCCAGTAGTCGTCGCAACAGTCCAGCACAATGTCGGCCGTACCCTGCGTGAGCAGCTGCAGCGAACCGTTGTTAATCTCGCGCATCACCACCGAGAGCGAGTGCGGAAACGGTACCTTCACCTTCGTGGCCAGCTGCAGCGATCGGGCAAAGCGAATGTCCCGCCGCACTACATCCGGTTGCTGTTGGGCATCAAAACAGAGGCATTCGGTTAAACATTGGTTCGAAAGGTCGGTAATAAGGGGAACGGAATGCAGATACTGTACCAGATGGCGATAGCTCGATATTTGACCTTCGAGCTGGAATATGTCCCGGGCCTGGGGCGAAAATCCGATCTGCTTCGCGAGCTCACACAGACATCGGCTGCAAGAAGGGTTGATTGGCAGGGACGGAGCCATAAAGAATGCCAACTCAATCAGTAAATCGCTTCTACATACTACGCAAAGACGCACACACGGGCACACGGACACACATACAAGGGTTTGGAGGTATAATGCTTGAGGTTGAGCGAACCATCTAGGTCGAATCATGAGacgtatttccttttttttttaacaatttcatcATCCACAACTTGGACCAAGAGATCCTACACGCCAATTGCATATTGGTTACAAGACGTGTTGACCGCAAACCGAGCATGTATGTaggttattttgttttatattatttagcACACCCCACTCTAGACATCTCCATCCTAGACACATTTAGTTAAACATTTAAAGATCACCACAGACAGttcacacagcaaaacaaaaacgaaaacactaGAGAGTCAATAAAAAGCTTCTATATCATTCCAGTTTTGCTACATACAGTGGTAGTGGACGCTAGAAATGTGGGCAACAGAACAGGaaatctattttaattaaaaatataatatatatatatataagacATTATAAATCGCTTCGCGTTGTAAGAGGTATCAGGATCGTTAACTTGATTCGTGGCGTTTTGCGTCAAATACATCCGAGCTGTCACATTGGCC
This sequence is a window from Anopheles marshallii chromosome X, idAnoMarsDA_429_01, whole genome shotgun sequence. Protein-coding genes within it:
- the LOC128714166 gene encoding AMP deaminase 2 — encoded protein: MYRKREINFNKQDSRTLLQVLDDQKIMEAMKQSRLAADGKGAFTLPALSLVDVEDLEVDVQGNESPAGHAGGGGGGGGGGGGVLSGALSLSQEDIVGVLPNEISAPYEVPQFPIEQIEKKLQLQRQLNAKVMEQDRHSIAPEVHPDEQLPFDEHDFVAHFQRVSISGEDTSGVPLDDLERASTLLVKALELREKYMRNSHQSFPQTTARFLKSTHSSTITHQERKSIADHPVNPPQSTQSPWVVDIPEDLNYSIRPVHGVFEVFPTTETTEPLPYHYTRLPDFVQDMQMMCSMIADGPLKSFCYRRLSYLYSKFQLHVLLNELRELASQKAVPHRDFYNIRKVDTHIHAASCMNQKHLLRFIKKTLKNSADEVVTVTKGTPMTLAQVFQSMNLTTYDLTVDMLDVHADRNTFHRFDKFNAKYNPIGESRLREVFLKTDNYLNGKYFANIIKEVASDFEESKYQNAELRLSIYGKSPDEWYKLAKWAIDGNVYSDNIRWLIQIPRLYDIFKTNQLMSSFQQILDNVFKPLFEATNNPSQHPEIHTFLQYVIGFDSVDDESKPENPLFDGDVTPPAQWTDEENPPYAYYIYYMYANMTVLNHFRAARGMNTFVLRPHCGEAGPVQHLVCGYLMAENISHGLLLRKVPVLQYLYYLAQIGIAMSPLSNNSLFLNYDRNPFPEYLARGLVVSLSTDDPLQFHYTKEPLMEEYSIAAQVWKLSSCDMCELARNSVLMSGFPHKMKQHWLGPNYTREGVAGNDITRTNVPDIRVAFRYESLLDELANIFKVNNEQKMQYAAQQ
- the LOC128714829 gene encoding transmembrane protein 94 gives rise to the protein MVAGSADGPVRTGNETPPLEKKQKTPATERIGLDTKDALQCLHDDIESMLSGHEERFRQLFWMKKIRSTLVGTSTSPLGWFPVLVSLLCALSLTVTGYYWSAGLLFALLLLTIAVVVRENNLRKTEIFRKLRTVLHEIQLGIVLCREWTIDNYPHLCSPLSPCVTLQWTYRDGHVVNLPWALLVRGDHIVMRPGQVSPGTCREVGGRGRRFKCGETYGLQQPTDPPIKPIARTPLPDLVCVVEATPYLDILRKSLDSFLDRPKTIINLQRDLLVSRCLQRWGFGVILFLTVSIGILRNVGLYLQGKLPTNWMNVFLLNPTAAVLPLLPLIFPLLWVSINLWGVARLETLLSIPQAVMRAQAQKSFAEDLDTPTGDLDHVKLPRRTVFFYWWQLLKGRSELLGRSASVVQVLGTITALCCVDKKGILSWPNPTAEKVFFLRNAREGDHNTDQSEQSSLNSQCCQEHYHPLSHIIELSSQKEPLGAIAEVLDLTHDQHSPFKLEFDDHDFKNHLTSLKPLGIAILVNTCCPLTQAHYAKFCGHVTAAAMLDKDLVPVTNRYAIVESSLNCFMHGRCLCELAKQIGFSPQARDIFQLEGQISSYRHLQPDVVRRDIRFARSLQLATKVKVPFPHSLSVVMREINNGSLQLLTQGTADIVLDCCDDYWDGQDLQPLTEKERKRAQDFYQRSALTAYCTAFAYRPLRHGISGALSGGPKGGSVAYLELPPESKHRRDLYRRENYSDLVGGGQSLIGCADCGTDNASGGGVGGAVGGGGLRTGSAGLGGLGGIAPLAHHSISTDSLLFTDNRDDDISDVDGCYRMQCHQVFIGMVTMQYQAQTDIVQLIERLERACIRFVHFSKENELRSRVFSEKMGLESGWNCHISLLSDADSRASTPTRDDAGDGGADTGNGGSETGECGAEQRVRLLDALLMPGTLESSKPLSSSAPCAISNPDSNSLLEPGQSGGGGRVSPAPSGLTTSGECDTADQDQKQQQQQQQKVIGGGGHCRSLSCLTDSTEQSAPINFDMSNRAKLPRGIENIRPHLEHVDNVPLLVSLFTDCSAEATREMLNIMQQYGEIVVCLGSSASNSNSEIFLQGDCSIAIEPLYPQVCQEFPAYSESNIYNNRARSVPGQCGPGASPVGAPLPDRCKTISPVYLSRILNSISCSIATCRDDPISIVAVIELSRRFMAGLWSCVQYWACCGASLAIMNTITAILSLPPMVVPLHTLYLMCIVVPLVALTLLRVEPDPALMKRATGKKQKTLTSRLVLFVLWCYGIKFAIAIIVLVLAYCTFLSHPIELFASGGETARRVHGTDLDVDAADGTQAATIHRAIGEPEQALAGDLHLARSFILLGIVLHFVTISASFVHRDYNCFKRSPLSNLCWVSVVALLLLVHLTLVVLQLCTDSYLWQEMERVWPIVLCIVLTVLLTFLASEFFKWEEIKVNNRYIRRARLDFGTKLGMNSPF